TCTGCCGCCTATCAGTCCCATCGGTGTGGCCTATCGCAAAGGTAAAAACAACAGCGTTACCGCGGAGGAGGGCGATGAGGGCAGTCCGTGGGCGATCGGTTCGAGCGACGGAGGCCACAAGGCGATCCACAAGAAGCTCGGAACGATGGAGGACTTCGAGGGGTTGGTCGCTGCGGCACGCGACCGTGGGATGGAGATCGCTCTGGACATCGCCTTCCAATGCTCGCCGGATCATCCCTGGGTGAAGGAACATCCTGACTGGTTCATCATCAGGCCTGACGGCACGATTCAGTATGCGGAGAACCCGCCCAAGAAGTATCAGGACATCTATCCGCTGAACTTCGAATCAGACGACTGGCGCAATCTCTGGGAAAACCTGCATGAAGTGTTCGAGCACTGGATACGGCATGGCGTGAAGATCTTCCGCGTCGACAACCCGCATACCAAGGCGTTGCCGTTCTGGGAGTGGGTGATCGCGGAGGTGCACACGAAGCATCCCGAGGTGATCTTCCTGGCCGAGGCGTTTACGCGCCCGCACGTGATGTACTCGCTGGCCAAGGCAGGATTCACGCAGTCGTATACGTATTTCACCTGGCGGAACACGAAGGCCGACCTGCAGCAATACTTTGAAGAGGTGACGAGGCCGCCGGTCAGCGACTTCTTCACTCCAAATCTGTGGCCGAATACGCCGGACATTCTTCACGCCTCTCTACAGGAGGGTGGACGTCCTGCTTTTATGCAGCGGCTGATCCTTGCGGCGACGCTGGGCGCGAGCTATGGCATCTATGGGCCTGCCTTCGAGTTGGGCGAAAATACTCCCGCAAAGAAGGTCAGCGAAGAGTATCTGAACAGCGAGAAGTACGAGATCAGGCAATGGGATCTCGATGTCCCCTATTCAATTGCGCCGCTGATTACGCGGGTCAATGAGATACGGCGTGAAAACGTGGCTCTACAGAGCGATCTTTCGCTCGAGTTCCACCCGGTCGATAACCCGATGGTGATGTGCTATCACAAGCGTGGAGGGGACAACATCATCCTGGTTGCGATCAATCTTGATCCGAAGAATGAGCAGGCCGGCTGGATCGATCTCAACTTGAAGTCTCTGGGCATTGCGCACGACGAGACCTTCGATGTGGAAGACCTGCTGACGGGGGTGCACTACAAGTGGCACGACCGAAGCAACTACGTGGCGCTAAGGCCGGATGTTATGCCTGCGCATGTCTTTCGGGTGACTCACGCGAAATCTGTCACGGGCGAGGTTACAAAAGCAGAACCAGCAGTTGATGTGTCCGAGTAGATTGCCTTACTTCGCTGAAGCTGATTTCGCTGCCTCCAGCATCTCGCGCCGGAGGATGGCGTTGATACGCGACTGATAGCCTTTGCCTTGGGCTTTGAGCCAATCCAGGACGTCCGCGTCGACGCGTGCTGTGATCTGGCGCTTTACGGGGCGGTAGAAGTGGCCGCGTTCAGCGGTGCGCCACTGCTCTTCGGTCATCTCGGGGGCATCCGTGGTGTCGATCTCGGTGTCAGGACGCGCTGCGAGTGCCTTGAGGTTCTGGCGCTGGGCCTCGGTGAGCGGCGGCATCGAGTTCAGTTCAAATCGAACGATCTTCGTCTTCATAGCGTCTCCTCTCTTTCGAGTTTGCAGCCCGTGCCAAGATGATACGGATTACCTCAATGAAGCCGTCGTCCTCTTCCTCCCGGATCGTATGGACGACCATAAGCAGAATCAGGCCAGCGACGATTCTGAAGGTCTGCCAGCGTTCCTCTCCGTCCACGATTCGCTCTTTGACCGAGAAGCAAAGCGGGTCGAGAAATGACTGTATGGCTTCCTCGAAGCTGAGGCCATGCTTCCGTTGATTCGCGGCGTTTTGGCTTCATCTTACTCAAATCGAACGCCAGTTACGAGTTCTCTTGTAATTACAAATTTGCAAGTATTCAACGATCGCGTTTGCGGTTGTTCCGCTAAGCGCATCTTATGGACTTTGGAGTGTGTACGTGAAGAAAGCCGGAAGCGCTACTGATCCACTTTGGTACAAAGATGCCGTTATCTACGAGATCCACGTCCGTGCGTTTCAGGACTCGAACGCGGACGGCATCGGAGACTTTCCGGGGCTGATGTCGCGGCTCGATTATCTGCAGGACCTTGGCGTGACGTGCCTTTGGCTACTGCCGTTCTTTCCTTCCCCGCTGCGTGATGACGGCTACGACATTGCGAACTATGTCGATGTGAATCCTTCCTACGGAACGATCGACGACTTCAAGCAGTTCCTCGACGCGGCGCACCTGCGCGGCATGCAGGTGATGATCGAGCTGGTCATCAACCATACTTCGGACCAGCATCCATGGTTTCAGGCGGCACGTCATGCGCCGCCGGGATCGCCTGAGCGCGAGATGTACGTGTGGTCTGAGACGGACAAGAAGTATGACGGCGTCCGCATCATCTTCACGGATACGGAGAAGTCCAACTGGACTTGGGACGATACGGCGAAGGCGTTCTACTGGCACCGCTTCTTCTCCCACCAGCCTGACTTGAACTTCGACAATCCGCGCGTCATGGACGAGGTGCTGAAGGCGATGCGGTTCTGGCTCGACATGGGTGTGGACGCGCTGCGGCTGGATGCGATTCCGTACCTCGTCGAGCGCGACGGGACGAACTGCGAGAACGTGCCGGAGACCCACGTCAAGATCAAGCAGATTCGCGCTGCTCTGGATGAGGAGTACAGCAACCGGCTGATTCTGGCCGAGGCGAACATGTGGCCGGCAGATGTGCGGCCCTACTTCGGCGATGGCGACGAGTGCCACATGGCCTTTCACTTTCCGCTGATGCCGCGCATCTACATGGCGCTGCGGCAGGAAGACCGCTTGCCCATTACGGACATCATGGCGCAGACGCCAGAGATTCCGGAGTCGTGCCAGTGGGGCTTGTTCCTTCGCAATCACGATGAACTGACGCTGGAGATGGTGACCGACGACGAGCGCGACTATATGTATCTCGCGTATTCGGCCGACCCGCGCATGCGTATCAATGTGGGCATCCGCCGCAGGCTCGCGCCGCTGGTCGATAACAATCGCCGCCGGATTGAGCTGTTGAACTCGCTCCTTCTTAGCTTCCCGGGAACACCGATTATGTACTACGGCGACGAGATCGGGATGGGCGACAACATCTATCTTGGCGACCGCAACGGCGTGCGCACGCCGATGCAGTGGAACTCCGATC
This Granulicella aggregans DNA region includes the following protein-coding sequences:
- a CDS encoding BrnA antitoxin family protein, translating into MKTKIVRFELNSMPPLTEAQRQNLKALAARPDTEIDTTDAPEMTEEQWRTAERGHFYRPVKRQITARVDADVLDWLKAQGKGYQSRINAILRREMLEAAKSASAK
- a CDS encoding alpha-1,4-glucan--maltose-1-phosphate maltosyltransferase, translating into MKPVEGRKRVVIEAVKPNVECGRYPVRRFLGDRVRVSVAMFGDGHDHVGGQLLYRVKGERRWRTVPLEAEGNDIWSASFVVDQIGAWQYAVQGWIDHFDTWKTDLRKRLEAQPDPANPVSTDSEQDIPLALRSGAIILERAAKFAKGKDSIAIREVQLSLEWMAEQKAAVYEYPITPGICELAAKYFDPELATRSADFDLWVDRERARFSSWYELFPRSAAVLEEGEKQRHGTFADVRERLPAIAAMGFDVLYLPPISPIGVAYRKGKNNSVTAEEGDEGSPWAIGSSDGGHKAIHKKLGTMEDFEGLVAAARDRGMEIALDIAFQCSPDHPWVKEHPDWFIIRPDGTIQYAENPPKKYQDIYPLNFESDDWRNLWENLHEVFEHWIRHGVKIFRVDNPHTKALPFWEWVIAEVHTKHPEVIFLAEAFTRPHVMYSLAKAGFTQSYTYFTWRNTKADLQQYFEEVTRPPVSDFFTPNLWPNTPDILHASLQEGGRPAFMQRLILAATLGASYGIYGPAFELGENTPAKKVSEEYLNSEKYEIRQWDLDVPYSIAPLITRVNEIRRENVALQSDLSLEFHPVDNPMVMCYHKRGGDNIILVAINLDPKNEQAGWIDLNLKSLGIAHDETFDVEDLLTGVHYKWHDRSNYVALRPDVMPAHVFRVTHAKSVTGEVTKAEPAVDVSE